One window of the Chanodichthys erythropterus isolate Z2021 chromosome 2, ASM2448905v1, whole genome shotgun sequence genome contains the following:
- the nod1 gene encoding nucleotide-binding oligomerization domain-containing protein 1, producing the protein MGSFKKEGSHLKLLTSHRELLVEQVKNTQCILDNLQMNGFICTEDIEIIQRSTTKTDQVRKILELVQSKGEECSAYFTHILHEAYDAYIDLRPWFDDIQYTPLDTISAIPVINTDPISKYCEKLRCELGRDTQFITSYSKSEETPLEDLYMDTQMEILNDRGESLGYLQSLDELLGDQGVFNQQAETIFITGDAGVGKSVVLQKLQNLWSRRELKTRAKFFFKFRCRMFSAFKETDEISLKDLIFKHNCYPDGDLDNEVFTYILRFPETVLFTFDGYDEIQMDSDLDNVPEVVSPEEKTRPLLLLMNLLCGKLLKGSRKILSARSGTEIQSRVIRKKVCLKGFSPEHLKRYTALHFPENEHRTLVTDQLDANPHLCGLCSIPLFSWIILKSFKHLHSVYDNFELPDSCITLTNVFLLLSEVFLGHSTARPGLLKRSTRCPTETFKAGEQKLSAFARLALQGIERGGLVFSMEEVKSCELDDEDLQFGFLRPASHYDECEGSATFEFLHETLQAFLAAFSLVLDSKISPESILRFFSKCEYKKSSHLSCLPCLGKSRPRDKDPFQTNFQFTNLFLCGLLSKANAALLEHLVPPVSLKQKRKTLKSYLSNSVRTHLKGLPRYPSTDIDGDKVHAMPNFLWMLRCIFETNSEDVAKMTANSISADYIKIAFCNIYSADCSALNFVLHHRRKHLGVDMDNNNINDYGVKQLRPSFSKMTVVRFCVNQLTDSSIEVLAEELTRHKVVKVLGLYKNHITDVGAKLVAKIIEECPHLTTVKLGCNNITSVGGKYLASAIHKSKSIFDIGMWGNTIGDEGADAFAEALKNHPSLTNLSLSANGITSHGGRSLAKALKQNASLHIFWLIQNKISDDAASDMADAFKSNSALTHLMLMENEFTIHGAKQLSEGLTNNTTLKEVNIKGNHVTEEEQLLFEGDKRLRFR; encoded by the exons GTTCGCAAAATTTTGGAGCTGGTTCAGAGTAAAGGAGAGGAGTGCTCAgcatatttcacacacattcttCATGAAGCATACGACGCTTACATTGATCTGCGGCCTTGGTTTGATGATATTCAGTACACACCATTAGACACTATTAGTGCCATACCAGTGATTAACACAGACCCGA TTAGCAAGTACTGTGAGAAGCTCAGATGTGAGCTGGGAAGGGACACTCAGTTCATCACATCCTACTCTAAAAGTGAGGAGACTCCGTTGGAGGATCTTTACATGGACACACAGATGGAGATCCTGAATGACAGAGGTGAGAGCTTGGGATACTTACAGAGTTTGGATGAGCTACTAGGAGACCAGGGAGTCTTCAACCAGCAGGCTGAGACGATCTTCATCACCGGTGACGCTGGTGTAGGCAAATCAGTCGTCCTTCAGAAACTGCAGAACTTGTGGTCCCGAAGGGAGCTGAAGACTCGTGCGAAGTTCTTTTTCAAGTTCAGATGCAGGATGTTCAGTGCCTTCAAGGAGACGGACGAGATCTCGCTGAAGGATCTGATCTTCAAACACAATTGCTATCCAGACGGAGACCTTGATAATGAGGTTTTCACCTACATCTTACGATTCCCAGAGACGGTGCTTTTCACCTTTGATGGATATGATGAAATCCAAATGGATTCTGACTTGGATAATGTGCCTGAAGTGGTTTCTCCAGAAGAAAAGACTCGGCCGCTTCTGCTTCTCATGAATTTGCTTTGCGGAAAATTGCTCAAAGGTTCTCGGAAGATTCTGTCTGCACGGAGTGGCACCGAGATCCAAAGCAGAGTGATCCGGAAGAAGGTGTGTTTGAAGGGATTTTCACCTGAACACCTGAAGAGATATACAGCTCTCCATTTCCCAGAGAATGAACACAGGACATTGGTGACGGATCAGTTAGACGCCAACCCTCACCTCTGCGGTCTTTGCTCCATCCCGTTGTTCAGCTGGATCATCCTCAAGAGCTTCAAGCATCTGCATTCGGTATACGATAACTTCGAATTGCCAGACTCTTGCATTACACTCACAAATGTCTTCTTGCTCCTTTCTGAGGTCTTTCTTGGCCACTCAACTGCACGGCCTGGTCTTTTAAAACGGAGCACGAGATGTCCCACAGAAACCTTTAAAGCTGGTGAGCAGAAGCTTTCGGCCTTTGCTCGACTAGCCTTACAGGGTATAGAAAGGGGTGGACTTGTCTTCAGTATGGAGGAAGTGAAATCCTGTGAATTGGATGACGAAGATCTTCAGTTTGGCTTTCTGAGGCCTGCTTCGCATTACGATGAATGTGAAGGCTCTGCTACCTTTGAGTTCCTCCACGAGACCCTCCAAGCCTTCTTAGCAGCTTTTTCTCTGGTGCTGGACTCAAAAATATCTCCTGAATCCATTCTAAGGTTCTTCTCCAAATGTGAATACAAGAAGTCGTCTCATCTCTCCTGCTTACCTTGTCTGGGAAAGTCAAGACCCAGAGATAAAGACCCTTTCCAGACCAATTTCCAATTCACCAACTTATTTTTATGTGGTCTCTTGTCTAAAGCCAATGCAGCACTCCTAGAGCATCTCGTTCCACCAGTATCATTGAAACAAAAACGCAAGACGCTCAAATCTTATCTGTCTAACAGCGTCCGGACTCATCTTAAGGGCCTCCCTCGTTATCCATCCACAGACATTGATGGTGACAAGGTGCACGCGATGCCAAATTTCTTGTGGATGTTGCGATGCATATTTGAGACGAACAGCGAGGATGTGGCCAAGATGACAGCCAACAGCATTTCAGCAGATTACATTAAGATTGCCTTCTGTAACATTTACTCTGCCGACTGCAGCGCATTGAACTTTGTCCTCCACCACCGTAGGAAGCACCTGGGAGTCGACATGGACAACAATAACATCAATGATTATGGCGTGAAGCAGCTGAGACCCTCTTTCAGCAAAATGACAGTTGTAAG ATTTTGTGTGAAtcagctcacagacagcagtaTTGAGGTTCTGGCAGAGGAACTCACCAGACACAAAGTCGTTAAGGTCTTGGG CCTTTACAAAAACCACATCACAGATGTTGGAGCCAAACTAGTAGCAAAGATCATTGAAGAATGTCCACACTTGACGACTGTCAA GCTCGGCTGCAACAACATCACAAGTGTGGGTGGGAAATACCTTGCCAGTGCAATTCACAAGAGCAAATCCATCTTTGACATAGG AATGTGGGGTAACACCATCGGTGACGAGGGGGCAGATGCGTTTGCGGAGGCTCTGAAAAATCATCCCAGCCTGACCAACCTCAG TCTCTCCGCCAATGGCATTACTTCTCACGGTGGAAGAAGTTTGGCAAAAGCACTGAAGCAAAACGCAAGCCTTCACATCTTCTG gctgatTCAGAACAAAATCTCTGACGATGCAGCGTCAGATATGGCCGATGCCTTCAAATCCAACTCTGCTCTGACGCATCTGAT GCTAATGGAAAACGAGTTTACCATTCATGGAGCCAAACAGCTGTCTGAAGGCTTGACAAACAACACTACACTGAAGGAAGTCAA TATTAAAGGAAACCATGTCACTGAAGAAGAACAACTACTCTTTGAGGGCGACAAGAGGCTTCGCTTCCGCTAA